DNA sequence from the Blastomonas fulva genome:
TCCCAGTCGCGAGTCACCCGCGCGACCAGCGCACCATAATCGGCAGGCGATGGCGGGTTGCTCCCGGCCTGATACGGCACGCCAAGCCCGCCGCCCAGATCGACATGCGTGATGGCATGCCCCGCGCCGCGCAGATCGGCGACCAGCTGGCCGATCTTGCCAAACGCAGCCTCGAGCGGATCGAGACTGAGCAGCTGGCTGCCGATATGCACCGCGACGCCGCGCAGCCCGATCCCGGGCAGCTGCGACAGGCGCTCATAAATCCCCGGCCCGACATGCAGCCCGACGCCGAACTTGTTGTCTGCCTTGCCGGTCGAGATCTTGGCATGGGTGCCTGCATCGACGTCAGGATTGATCCGCAGCACCGCGGCGGCGCTCAGCCCCATCGAGTCCGCGACCGCAGCGAGCATCTCGCCTTCTTCTTCGGATTCGATGTTGAACTGGCCGATGCCGGTTGCCAGCGCATGGCGGATTTCGTCCGCGGTCTTGCCCACGCCCGAGAACACGATGTCGGCAGGCGCAATTCCTGCGGCGAGTGCGCGGTCGAGCTCGCCACCCGAAACGACATCCGCGCCATAACCACGCTGAGCCAGCACCTTGAGCACCGCCAGATTGGGGTTCGACTTGACGGCGAACGCCAGATGCTTGCGCGGAACACCCGCCAGCCCCTCTCGGAAGACATCGGCATGGCGCTCCAGCGTCGCGCGCGAATAGACATAGACGGGCGTGCCGACTTCATCGGCAATGCGCGCCAGCGGCACCTGCTCGGCGTGCAGCTGGCCGCCAATCAGCGAGAAATGGTCCATGTTGAACGGAGCCTTTTGACTGTTACTCGGGAGGAAGGTCGAACGGGTCGTCGGCGCGCGCCTCGGATTTTCGCCGCAGCTCGACATTGCGTTCGGGACGCGACTGGGTGCTGGGCTCCATCAACTGATCGGGCGCAGCCACCATCGAGGCGCCATAGGCCGTGGGCGCAGGCGCGGTGCCTTCGACCGCGGTCAGCTTCTGGCGGCTGCCACAGGCAGACAGCGCCAGGATTGCGACCGCAGCCAGCAGCAGGTTGGAGGCACGCGCCATCGTCATTCTCCGTTGAGCGCAGCCTGAGCGCGCGCCACTTGCACCCGTACCTGATCGGGCGCGGTGCCGCCATAGCTGTTGCGGCTGGCGACCGATGCGTCGACCGACAGCGCGGGGTAGACCGCCTCGCTGATACGCGCATCGATCGCCTGCAGATCGGCGATCGGCAGCGTGTCGAGCGCCACGCCGCGCTGTTCGGCGAGCTTGACCACCGCGCCGGTGATATGGTGCGCCTCGCGGAACGGGATTCCCGCCTGCCGCACCAGCCAGTCGGCCAGATCGGTCGCGGTGGCAAAGCCGCGCTCGGTTGCCTTGCGCATCGCTGCGGTCTCGAATGTGGTTTCGGCCACCATCCCAGTCATCGCGGCCAGGCTCAGCATCAGCAGGCCTTCGCATTCGAACACCGGTGGCTTGTCGTCCTGCATGTCCTTGGAATAGGCGAGCGGCAGGCCCTTCATCGTGATCATCAGCGCGGTCTGGCAGCCGATGATCCGCCCGGCATGGCCGCGCACCAGTTCTGCGGCATCGGGGTTGCGCTTCTGCGGCATGATCGACGATCCGGTCGAGAAGCTGTCGGGCAGCTTGACGAAGCCATAGGGCTGGCTTGCCCAGATGATGAACTCTTCGGCCAGCCGTGACAGGTGCAGCGCGCATTGCGAGGCGGCGGTGAGGTAATCGAGCGCGAAATCGCGGTCCGATACGGCATCGAGCGAGTTGGCTGTAGGGCGCTCGAAGCCCAGCGCGCTGGCGGTCGCATCGCGGTCAATCGGAAAGCCGGTTCCAGCGAGCGCTGCAGAGCCCAGCGGGCATTGGTTCATCCGCGCACGCGCAGCGGCAAAGCGGTCGCGATCGCGCGCGAACATCTCGTAATAGGCAAGCAGGTGATGGCCGAGCGTCACCGGCTGCGCAATCTGCAAGTGGGTGAAGCCCGGCATGATCGCATCGGCATGTTCGGCGGCGCGGTCGACCAATGCGGTCTGCAGCGCCTTCAGCGCGGCATCGGCGGCATCGCAGGCATCGCGCACCCAGAGGCGAAAATCGGTGGCGACCTGGTCGTTGCGCGAGCGCGCGGTGTGCAGGCGTCCGGCAGAAGGCCCGATCAGCTCGGCCAGCCGTGCCTCGACATGCATGTGGATGTCCTCGAGCGACCAGTCCTCGGTCACGCCGTTGGCGGCATATTCTTGTGCGATCTGCTTGAGGCCAGAAGTGATAGCCTCGGCGTCGTCAGCCGGGATGATCCCCTGCGCGCCCAGCATCGCGACATGCGCCAGCGAGCCATCGATATCCTGCCGCCACAGCGCCTTGTCGAACGGGATGGAGGCGTTTATGGCCCGCATCACATCGGATGGCCCTGCGGCAAACCGTCCGCCCCACATGCTGTTGGAGTTGTTACCCATGCGTACCGCCCATTTTTCCAGCAAGCGCATCTGGCCGGTGGTGGCTCTTGCCGCGCTGGCAACTGGGGCGTGCGATAGGCAATCCCCTGCCTCGGAGCAACCCGCTCAGTCCGAAAAAACTGCTCAAAAGGCGGGTCCTTCGGTCCCGCTTTCGGGCACGCTCGATATCTCGCAGCGTGGCAAGGCTGCGCCCGACGTGACCTTCAGCGATCCCGACGGCAACACCACCAGCCTGGCCGCCTTCAAGGGCAAGCCGGTGCTGGTCAACCTGTGGGCGACGTGGTGCGGACCATGCGTGGTCGAGATGCCCACTCTGGACGCTCTGGCAGCGCGCGAGAAGGACCGGCTGGTGGTGCTCACCGTGTCGCAGGACATGCAGAACCTCGACGCGATCAAGCCGTTCTTCGCCGAAAAGGGCTACAAGACGATCCAGCCGTTCGTCGATCCGGAAAACAATTTGGGCTTCAGCTACATGACCGGGGTGATGCCCACCACCGTGCTGTACGATGCCGAGGGCAAGGAAGTGTGGCGGATGATCGGCGGAATGGACTGGAACGGGACCCGGGCATCCGCGCTGATGGAAGAGACGCTCGCAAAGGGCTGACGGTGCAGGCCGATCACATCAGGATCGGCACGATCACATGACAGCGCCTGCGCGGCTCGGCGCGCTTGATCCGCGCGGTGCCGGAAATGACGCGCTTCTTGCTGAGGCATTCGCCCTGCGCAGGCGTCCCGCGATCCACCGTCGCCAGCATCGCCGCGCCGCCGATGGTGGCAGCGCCCAGCGCTATGGCAAGAAGGAGATGACCCGGCATGGGCGCATTATCTGAAACCGCCTGCCTGACCGGTTGCTGAACAAAACCCAACGCAGGCGATTCGCCTGTCGGGCGTGGCAAACGGGCAACAAATTCGGGTGGATTTCGCGGATCATGGTGGGCGATGACAGGCTCGAACTGCCGACCCTCTCGGTGTAAACGAGATGCTCTACCAACTGAGCTAATCGCCCATGATCGCTGGAGTGCCGCGCCACTGCCATTTTTGATCCGGCATGGCAAGTGGCTTGGTGCTTTCCATTGCGCTGGCCGCCCGCTATCGGCGCAGCAACACTGACAGACCCTGGAGAATCATCCTATGCGCCCATCTGGCCGCGCCCCCGACGAAATGCGCATCATCAGCATCGAAACCGGCTTTACCAAGCATGCCGAGGGCAGCTGCCTGATCGGCTTTGGCGATACCAAGGTGCTAGTTACCGCGAGCATCGAGGAACGTCTTCCGCCCTGGCTCAAGGGCAAGGGCGAAGGCTGGGTCACGGCGGAATATTCGATGCTGCCGCGCGCCACCCACACCCGCGGCCAGCGCGAGGCGGCCAAAGGCAAGCAATCGGGCCGCACCCAGGAAATCCAGCGGCTGATCGGGCGCTCGCTGCGCGCGGTGGTCGATCTCAAGAAGCTCGGCGAACGCCAGATCACGCTCGATTGCGATGTCATCCAGGCCGATGGCGGCACCCGCACCGCGTCGATCTCCGGCGCATGGGTCGCGCTGCGGCTCGCAGTCAACGGCCTGATGGCCAAGGGGCTGATCAAGGAAGACCCGATCACCGCCAAGGTCGCGGCAATCAGCTGCGGCATCCATCAGGGAACGCCGGTGCTCGACCTCGATTACATCGAGGACTCGAACGCGGATGCCGATGCGA
Encoded proteins:
- the argH gene encoding argininosuccinate lyase; translated protein: MWGGRFAAGPSDVMRAINASIPFDKALWRQDIDGSLAHVAMLGAQGIIPADDAEAITSGLKQIAQEYAANGVTEDWSLEDIHMHVEARLAELIGPSAGRLHTARSRNDQVATDFRLWVRDACDAADAALKALQTALVDRAAEHADAIMPGFTHLQIAQPVTLGHHLLAYYEMFARDRDRFAAARARMNQCPLGSAALAGTGFPIDRDATASALGFERPTANSLDAVSDRDFALDYLTAASQCALHLSRLAEEFIIWASQPYGFVKLPDSFSTGSSIMPQKRNPDAAELVRGHAGRIIGCQTALMITMKGLPLAYSKDMQDDKPPVFECEGLLMLSLAAMTGMVAETTFETAAMRKATERGFATATDLADWLVRQAGIPFREAHHITGAVVKLAEQRGVALDTLPIADLQAIDARISEAVYPALSVDASVASRNSYGGTAPDQVRVQVARAQAALNGE
- the lysA gene encoding diaminopimelate decarboxylase, whose protein sequence is MDHFSLIGGQLHAEQVPLARIADEVGTPVYVYSRATLERHADVFREGLAGVPRKHLAFAVKSNPNLAVLKVLAQRGYGADVVSGGELDRALAAGIAPADIVFSGVGKTADEIRHALATGIGQFNIESEEEGEMLAAVADSMGLSAAAVLRINPDVDAGTHAKISTGKADNKFGVGLHVGPGIYERLSQLPGIGLRGVAVHIGSQLLSLDPLEAAFGKIGQLVADLRGAGHAITHVDLGGGLGVPYQAGSNPPSPADYGALVARVTRDWDATIQFEPGRVIAGNAGVLLTRVIRVKPGIQHPFVVVDAAMNDLARPALYDAWHDFEAVVPDGTRMMANIVGPVCESGDTFAMGRDIDTVAAGDLAVFRTAGAYGATMASSYNSRGIVAEVLVDGDRFAVVANRITPAEIMAAEQVPDWL
- a CDS encoding TlpA family protein disulfide reductase, with amino-acid sequence MRTAHFSSKRIWPVVALAALATGACDRQSPASEQPAQSEKTAQKAGPSVPLSGTLDISQRGKAAPDVTFSDPDGNTTSLAAFKGKPVLVNLWATWCGPCVVEMPTLDALAAREKDRLVVLTVSQDMQNLDAIKPFFAEKGYKTIQPFVDPENNLGFSYMTGVMPTTVLYDAEGKEVWRMIGGMDWNGTRASALMEETLAKG
- the rph gene encoding ribonuclease PH is translated as MRPSGRAPDEMRIISIETGFTKHAEGSCLIGFGDTKVLVTASIEERLPPWLKGKGEGWVTAEYSMLPRATHTRGQREAAKGKQSGRTQEIQRLIGRSLRAVVDLKKLGERQITLDCDVIQADGGTRTASISGAWVALRLAVNGLMAKGLIKEDPITAKVAAISCGIHQGTPVLDLDYIEDSNADADANFVLIEGGNIAEAQATAEGAPYDEEALLRLLRLARMGCNEIFAAQDRAVS